The following coding sequences lie in one Salvelinus fontinalis isolate EN_2023a chromosome 21, ASM2944872v1, whole genome shotgun sequence genomic window:
- the mlana gene encoding melanoma antigen recognized by T-cells 1 — translation MPRGDFNVHFASRGGQHFRAEEAAGIALLVVVLAALLIVGCWYFKRRSGYKMIRSPRSGSLPGFSRGQFSEGRAAAENKMGLSELRPVLPNAPPAYEKISSGPLPPPYSP, via the exons ATGCCTCGCGGTGACTTCAACGTTCATTTTGCAAGCAGAGGAGGACAGCATTTCAGGGCCGAAGA GGCAGCTGGCATAGCTCTGTTGGTTGTAGTTCTCGCAGCCCTTCTCATCGTCGGATGCTGGTATTTCAAGAGGAGAAGCGGGTACAAAATGATCAGG AGCCCAAGATCAGGGTCCCTGCCAGGATTCAGTAGAGGACAGTTCAGCGAGGGGAGAGCTGCAGCAGAAAACAAGATGGGCCTCAGTGAGCTCCGACCTGTG CTTCCCAATGCCCCTCCTGCCTATGAGAAGATCTCATCCGGACCCCTACCTCCTCCCTACTCGCCCTAA